The following are encoded in a window of Hydrogenimonas thermophila genomic DNA:
- the htpX gene encoding zinc metalloprotease HtpX has product MESIKTIVLLTLMTLLMVWVGGIFGGVDGMLIALLIAAVMNFFSYFYSDKLVLAQYNAVEVDEHSAPGLIEIVHRLANKAGIPMPKVYIVPEPIPNAFATGRNPSHAAVAVTEGLLDLLDEDEIEAVLAHELSHVRHYDILIGTIAATIAGAIAWIANIMQFGAFFGGGREEENTPNPIIMILLSIILPIAAGIIQMAVSRSREFMADEGAARITGHPEWLQSALIKLDNYNAQGLLPEATPETAHMFIVNPFTGKDISFASLFRTHPTTEQRIERLEEIKREMMYR; this is encoded by the coding sequence ATGGAATCAATTAAAACCATTGTTCTTTTAACATTAATGACTCTGCTAATGGTATGGGTTGGCGGTATTTTCGGTGGTGTTGACGGAATGCTGATCGCTCTTTTAATTGCAGCAGTTATGAACTTTTTCTCTTATTTCTATTCCGATAAGCTTGTTTTAGCACAGTATAATGCTGTAGAGGTAGATGAACATAGTGCACCTGGACTTATAGAAATTGTTCATCGTTTGGCAAACAAAGCAGGTATACCTATGCCAAAAGTATATATAGTTCCTGAACCAATTCCAAATGCATTTGCAACAGGACGAAATCCAAGCCACGCAGCAGTAGCTGTTACAGAAGGTCTTTTAGATCTACTTGATGAAGATGAGATCGAAGCAGTACTGGCACACGAACTTAGCCATGTACGCCACTATGACATTCTCATAGGTACAATCGCGGCTACAATTGCCGGTGCAATTGCCTGGATTGCAAATATTATGCAATTTGGTGCATTTTTCGGAGGCGGCAGAGAAGAAGAGAATACTCCAAATCCAATCATAATGATTCTTCTCTCTATAATCTTGCCAATTGCTGCGGGAATTATTCAAATGGCTGTAAGCAGAAGCCGAGAGTTTATGGCAGATGAAGGTGCGGCAAGAATTACAGGACATCCAGAGTGGTTGCAAAGTGCACTGATTAAACTTGATAACTACAATGCACAAGGGCTTTTACCGGAAGCAACACCTGAAACTGCTCATATGTTTATAGTAAACCCTTTTACGGGTAAAGATATCAGCTTTGCCAGCCTTTTTAGAACACACCCTACTACAGAACAACGTATTGAGCGTTTAGAAGAGATTAAACGAGAGATGATGTATAGATGA